CATTCATAGAAACTTCTGGGATGATACATAAACTTACCGTGGTCACCAATTTGGGGGGAGAGAGGgaaatttaacttttctttctcatGTAATTTTCTCTACTATTTGAATGTTCTAACTCTTGTATGTGTTAATGGATTACTGGGATGTTAAGACTATGCaccatttttgtttgcttctttattCTGCTCAGGGTAAAGAAGCCTAAATGCTACTTAACAACAGCACCAGGAAAACACTGATAGGTTTGAccatactaaaataaaaatttaaaaatacattgaaaacatGAAACTTACAAAGGATTGGCATCTACAATAAAGAAGTCTTAAAAATTACTCAGAAAAAATGAATTGatccaatagaaaaatgggcaaaggatgtAAAGAGATACcttacaaaaaaggaaatacaggGGCTTTCACCTGAGATGGCCCACACCTTGTCTGGGGATGAGCTACTCTCTAGATAAACCCttttcttatctatcactttgtctctcagtgTGTTCTTTTTGCAAAAAGACATCAAGCATCTGAACTTCACCTGAAACTCACAATGTTGTTAACCGGCTATAccacaatgcaaaataaaaaaaagtttaatcaattaaaaaaagaaaaaagaacctgagctacattaagtcctgagacctgTGGGTGTGTGATCTCAACTAAATGACTGAAGTCAAGTCCCAATCAGAGCTGCACGATTTCAGATATttttgcacagcacagggaaatatagccattgtcttctaataacttttaatggaatataatctaaggtagtcagagaaagacaaataccttctCATGCTTgatgtatttatttcctttcaacCCCCCCTTTCCTGGATTTTCCTTTATGTGCCTTCTACAGAAACAGATCCATCCTCTACCTGGGTTTCTTTGGCACCTACACTCTTTATTCCCAAGCCTGGCAGGCAAGGAACAAGCAGAGAATCTTCAGGttagaggggaggggagaagaatgTTGTCAACAcacttagatttcttttttcactttgacACACATAATCTGTCTTTTCCGAGAGTTGATGAGTAAAGGTACTGAAACCATTTACTTCAGATTGGAACTCGAACTCAAccaaaaccctgcttgggactCGAACGGGACTTGAACCTACATgtctgggactcaaacccagtaGAAACCTatggtacctggtttcaggacctaataaagctcagaagaagaaaaaaaaaaaaaaacaacaaatgaccAAAAGAATGAAAGACTTCAGTAattaagggaaatgcaaattaaagtcatTTTATACACAGGTGATTTATAAAAATTTCCAACCACTTTGAAGAGCAATTTGACAATTTCTAGTAAGGTTTAAATGTTATCCTGTGATACACATCCTACGTGACTGACACTGAGCACGATGTACAAGGATGTTCCACCAGTGTTGTTAGCAATACAGAAACAATTTGGGGAACAACTATATGCCATCAGTTGGAGACAGATAAGTGATGGTCGTTCACATAGCTGAATACTACTGCACATACTAAATGAATGGGAGCATCATATACAGCAGAGATTAATCACACAGCAATGAGTGAaaaggctgcagagtcagacagcaTCAGGTTTAAAGCTATGACAACACTGAAGACTGGGGAGTTTACAGATTGGTATAGTGAAAGGATGGCGACCCGGGTGACAGTGATCAACACCAGATTCTGGATGCTGACTGCACCACAGGAGAGGAAAGGCAGTGTGGTCTGGAGGAGTAAAAATGTTAAGATTTGACAAAATAAGTGCTTCGGTTTGGATATTCAGTATGTAAGTGTTTTCCATATACTTGAAATAAGTTCACAGAGTGATCAACAACAGAAAACTACCTACTTCAAAGTAGTTTCAGTGATGAATTCTAGTGCTCTGTATGGGCCAGATGCCATACTAGGAACTGGGAATCTAAGTTTGAACAATGCATGGTACCTGCCCTTAAGAAGATAACCTTcaacatccctggtggtccagtggttaagaatccacctgccaatgcaggggacacaggttctatccctggtccaggaagattccacatgccttggggcaactaagcccgtacacTCTATACAGCCTACGTGTTGCAAATCCTGAGCCCACGCacccttgagcctgtgctctgcaacaagagaagccaccacaatgagaagtctgtgcaccaccACTAGAGAGAGCTGGTGcagtaactaagacccagtgcagccaaaaaaaaaaaaaaggtaatctCACCGGAGCAGATTTTGGTTGACTggaaaaatctgttctttaataATGGGTCTGAGATCCTTAAAAGTTACAAGAAAGTTACCAGCGACTGTGAAGACAGCGGCATACACTCACCACTGCCTTGCCTCCTTCATCTTCCCTTTAAAGAATGAAGATAACAGAGGAATCATGAGAATGAATTCAGCATAAAACAGCTGACAACTCCCACACATATACAGGCATTCCTTTTATTACGTTAGAAATATTCCTTAATGAGCTAGCAATCATTTACGTGAAGAAGAGACCAGAAAACAGATTTATGACAGTATTAGCCTTATCCTTGATTAGACATGTAGGAATTTACCCACAAACATTATTGCTTAGAGTATGTTAGTGAAGATCTAAGAAGCTGTGAACTTGAAAGAGCTCCTTTCTGCTTGTGTGGCTGCTCCAATCACACCCCAAGACTTAGTTACAAGGATGGAAAAATTCTCCTCTTTTGAACTTAAAGCTTTACAACAGTTCGGATACtgtaagagaagaaaacaataaaggtTCAGAATCATTTAACAccactaaaacttttttttttttttaatatttctccctCCATAAGCCCCAAATCATTACCACAGTCTATACTACACAGCTAAAGAGAAAGCTTACCTCTTTCCTGCATGCATCAGATCAAAGGCTTCATTAATTTGGTCAAAAGGCAGACTGTGAGTCACAAACTCATCAACTTTTATCTTTTTGGACATATATTCAGACACCAACTTTGGGACACTTTCTACACtcttccatcctaaaggaaatcatataTCTATTCATTACTTTTTCCAACAAATCTCTATAGTATGCTTATTACTTAGTAGGTGACAAAGACatctaaaagaatgaatttaagaGGAATGAAAAACTTCAAAATCAACCTAGAGAGGAGGAAGAATTTAATACACATCTTTATAGCTAAAAAAGCAGATGCCTTTTGAGCACTTTTTCTGCGTTAAGATTTACTAAAATCTCATTAAATCTTAATAGAGATTTTAAAACTATACAGGACAGAACTCTAGAAGTCTCAAAACAAGCTTAAGTCCATAAGAGTAAAATTTCTATAATCATGaaattcaaggaagaaaaaaattgatgtgATACATGACTATTTCTATGCTTTTAATTTCAACAATAAGGATAACATCTCAGAATAAAAAAACTGTGAGCCGAAAAGCAAAGTAGAAGATCTTTACGTATATGTTAAGATTTTAAACAAAGCCAGATCCTTCAACTTTTCACTTGTATTAAAAGAAGCAGTAAATGTACAAATAAGCTTTCACATCTTTTAAACTAGGGTTTTTTTAACTATATTTCAagcttcctttgtgtgtgtgtgctaagttgcttcagttgtgtccaactctgtgaacccatggactgctgcccaccaggctcctctgttcatggggttctccaggcaagaatactggagtgggttgccatttccttctccagggaatctttctgacccttTTCCAAATCTCCCTCCTTACATCCTCGACAGATGACCTTTTCATTCCAAACTGATGctccgcgcccccccccccccccccatttaaaTCTCCTGGTAACTGAGACAACTACAGCCAACGCTATTCCCTACATCAAAACTTCTATTTACATTGTGAGTCATGTGTTAGCAACACCCACAGGGCCCCAGGGCTCCAGCTTATTTCCCAACAAGCATGTGCTTGGGTGAGGCTTCAGTTAGAAGTGACTTCCAACCCCCGTGGCTCAGTCTCCCAGACATTTTTAGAACATTCTCAAATATACCTTTGGACCCTCAGCGGATGCCCCTGAGCTGCATGTGTGGCTCTACAAGTCTGTTCTAATACACTCAAGTGGGGCATACTAGTGTCTAGGGCTTTGGAAAGGGTTTAGTCAGCTTGACATTTTCCTTGACAAACTGTGTAgtataaagaaggaaaacttTGGCCAAACCCCTCATTTTTCATACTTTCCCAATCTTCTggccttggaaaaaaaaaagtgtggcatGATAATGAGGCAGGGAATAAGACACTTTGTTAGATGCAGATTGTTTCATTTGAAAGTCATGCTATGTAATACTTTTTCCTTAGGAGAATGGTaaggatataaatatatttttaaaaatctattaaaaatttaagatttacTTCATTCACAATAGTTGGGATATATAAACATGTTTTGatgtctcttctcttccctcgCTGAGCGACCCTAAGAAAGATAGAAACTGTTTCTTAGCACTCTCCTGGTAGTTGGCAACCCCAAGTAATCACATACTCTGAGGATCACTCAAGGGAAAAATGATCAGTCTGGCAGCTTTTCCATTTTGTTATAAGGCTCCAACTTAATGTTTTACTCAGACTGGTTACTGCTGAAATCAGCACTGTTTAGAGAGAAGCATGATCACATCCAGGGATCACTGCACTCTCTGGGAAAATGAGTAAAAAAATGCCATTAACTTATATAAGTCTACCAGATGACACAAGGTGGCTGGCCTGGTTTATCCTGTATCCAGCTTCTGACCTAGTCCCAGCTATTTCATTAATggaatattagttttttttttcagtgtataaAAAGTAGCCTTGTGTTTCAGAAGAAGCTGAGCACCTCCCCAGTCCCCAGTGTTAGTCCTCATTGGGATTACAATTCTGctgaagaaaataacagaagacAATGTCCTCATCTATCAAATTACCTCCAAAGGCAGTGCCTTTCCACGTGCGGCCCGTGACTAGCTGGAATGGACGAGTGGCGATTTCTTCACCAGAGGCAGCTACTCCCACTACCACGCTGGTGCCCCAGCCTTTGTGGCAGGCCTCCAGCGCGGCTCTCTGCAGGCAAACCACAGAAGTCAGTGCATTTTGCTAAGAATATCTACTTCCCCAGAAACTTCTGGGGGAGAGTAGTGGTACAgagtttctttagaaaaatggcaACAAAATGATCAAAGTGTTTATTAAGTCGTTTAATTTTATTGAACAATTTTAACAGgtacttttaaaagaatttgctAACTTGGCTAAATATTAACACAAATTGAAAGAATTTAAAGCTTTTATTTGTTGTCGACTTTAAAAAGTTAAGTCTTAGCATGAAATTCTAAAGACCATAATAAAGGCAGCAGCAGAGAAGTAACAGTAATAATCCTGCTGAGTGTCTACTCTGTCAAGTACATGCCTACAATACCTATACCTGATTACTATCTGCATTTTACACTTGAGGAAACAGATTTAAAGAAGTTAACTAGTTGCTCAAGGTTACTGAGTTACTATGTAGATATATATCTAATTCCAAAACCCATGTTCTCTCTAACtgcatcattttgccttttcatttaatGAAATGCACTTTAAGATTTAGCATAGACTGAAAGGTAAAGAAACATTTTCCTTCATCTTTCCCTTGTATAGTTCAGTAGTTATTTTCCCCTTATTTCAGCAACCATTCTTATCCGAGAATTTAAGACTTCTCCTTTGCAAAAGAACTCAACTTTTTATCTTAATAAaggaaattacatttaaaaaggcagttatatacacacacaagcacacggAATGAAACCAGGCATACTCACCATGACTTTCACATTACCAATACACTCAAAGGAATAGTCGACTCCCCCATCAGTCATCTCAATGAGCACTTCCTGGATCGGTTTACTGAAGTCCTGGGGGTTAATACACTCAGAGGCCCCAAACTCCTTGGCTCTTGTGAATTTATCCTTATTGATGTCCACACCAATGATCCGGGTTGCACCGGCCACCTTACAGCCCATGATAACTGCCAGTCCAACTCCTCCCAGGCCAAAGATAGCACACGTAGAGCCGGGCTCCACCTGACATTAAAGACAGCCTATAAGGTCCTCATTCACAAGAGTCAGCGAAATCATCAGGTTTCTTACAGGTTGGGCCAAGTTCACTATTTCAGCAAAGCTTTGCCGTATGAAGTGAGAAGGTGGAAGCTAAAACCCAGGCCAACACTTACCTTGGCAGTGTTCAAAGCAGCACCATAACCAGTTGAAATGCCACAACCCAGAAGGCATACTTTATCCAGAGGTGCTAAAGGATCAATTTTAGCAACAGAAATGTCAGCCACAACTGTGTATTCAGAAAACGTGCTGGTTCCCATGTAATGTAAAATTGTCTTTCCTTTACAAGTAAATCTGCTAGTGCCATCTGGCATTAATCCTTTTCCTTGAGTGactctaaagaaaaagaaatcaatgttttaaaatgatgacCAGTAAATAGAAGACTGTGCTAAGACCAAAACTCTTAATTTCTAATGTATTTATTAATCAATTTAGCACCTTTCACCAATGCCTGATtaggaaaacttttaaaagaattataatcTTACTAATCTCTTCCAACATTCAATATCCTTCCAGATTACCTGTCAAGAGTACTGAAATAATTTTAACAGGTACAACTTATGGATCacatgaaatgattttaaaaattccatcatgtgaccctatatgcgagacagcaaaagagacacaggtaagTGTGTGTCTTACACAGAGACAcagtaaagaacagtcttttggactctgtgggagaaggcgagggtgggatgatttgagagggtagcgttgaaacgtgtatattatcatatgtgaagcggattgccagtccaggttccatgcatgaTACAgcgtgctcagggctggtgcaatgggatgaccctagggggtgggatggggaggaaggtgggaggggggttctgaatggggaacacatgtggcctgtggctgattcatgtcgatgtatggcaaaaaccactccagtattgtaaagtaattaaccttcaactaataaaaataagtggggaaaaaaaaaaaaaggcagagacattactttgtcaacaaaggtccctctagtcaaggctatgatttttccagtggtcatgtatggatgtgagagttagactataaagaaagctgagcacagaagaattgatgcttttgaactgtggtgttggagactcttgagagtcccttgaactgcaaggagatccaaccagtccatcctaaaggagatcagtcctgggtgttcactggaaggactgatgttgaagctgaaactccaacactttggccacctgatgtgaagagctgactcactggaaaagaccctgatgctgggaaggattgagggcaggaggagaaggggatgacagaggataagatggttggatggcatcaccgactcaatggacatgggtttgggtggactccgggagttggtgatggacagggaggcctggcatgctgtggttcatggggtcgcaaagagttggacacgactgagtgactgaactatatCAGCAGATAAAAGCAGATGTCCAAACTGGTTAAttcagatttcttaggaggcctATTTCAAAAGTGTAATAGTCTCCATGGATTCAAGTTATCTTCTCTCTTGCAAtggtttcaaaattattttttatattctaaatgGTTGATATAACATCTTGCTTAGGAATATGGGCCCTAAAGGCAGAcacagtcaatcagttcagtcgctcagtcgtgtccaactctttgagaccccatggactgtaacacgccaggcctccctggccatcaacaactcccggagattactcaaactcatgtccattgagtcggtgatgccatccaaccatctcatcctctgtcatccccttcttctcctgctttcaatctttcccagcatcagggtcttttcaaatgagtcagttcttcgcatcaggtggcccaaatattggagtttcaccttcagcatcactccttccaatgaatattaggactgatttcctttagaatggactggttggatctttttgcagtccaagggactctcaacagtcttcttcaccaccacagttcaaagccatcaattcttcggtgctcacctttcttcatagtccaactatcacatccatacatcattactggaaaaaccatagccttgactagacggacctctgttggcaaagtaatgtctctgcttcttaatatgctgtctaggttggttataacttttcttccaaggagcaagcgtcttttaatttcatggctgcagtcaccatctgcagtgattttggagcccagcaaaataaagtcagccagtttccccatctatttgccatgaagtaatgggaccagatgccatgatcttagttttctgaatgttgagctttaagccaactttttcactctcctctttcactttcatcaagaggttctttagttcttcttcactttctgccataagaatggtgtcatctgcatatctgaggttattgatatttctcccggcagtcttgattccagcttgtgcttcctccagcccagcgtttctcatgatatactctgcatataagttaaataagcagggtgacaatatacagccttgatgtactccttttcctatttggaaccagtctgcttttccatgtccagttctaactgttgcttcttgacctgcatacagatttctcaagaggcaggtcaggtggtctggtattcccatctctttcagaattttccacagtttgttgtgatccacacagtcaaaggctttggcatagtcaataaagcagaagtagatgtttttctggaactctcttgcttttttgatgatctagcggatgttggcaatttgatctctggttcctctgccctttctaaaacatctggaagttcatggttcagagactgttgaagcctggcttggagaattttgaatattactttactagcgtgtaagatgactgcaattgtgtggtagtttgagcattcttttggattgcctttctttgggattggaatgaaaactgaccttttccagtcctgtggccactgctgagttttccaaatttgctggcatattgagtgcagcactttcacagcatcacctttagaatttgaaacagctcaactggaattccatcatctccactagctttgttcgtagtgatgcttcccaaggcccacttgacttcacattccaggatgtctggctctaggtgagtgatcacaccatcatgattatctgagttgtgaagatctgttttgtatagttcttctctgtattcttgccacctcttcttaatgtcttctgcttctattaggtccataccatttctgtcctttactgagcccatctttgcatgaaatgtttccttgatatctctgattttcttgaagagatctctagtctttcccattctattgttttcttgtatatctttgcactgatcactgaggaaggctttgttatttctccttgctattccttggaactctgcattcaaatagtatatatataccatatatatatatggtatatatttctttccttttctcctttggttttcgcttctcttctattcacagctatttgtaaggcctcctcagacaacattttgcctttttgcatttcttttccttggggatggtcttgatccctgtctcctgtacagtgtcacgaacctatGTCTATAGTTTTTCAGGTACcctatgagatctaatcccttgaatctatttctcacttgccctgtataatcataaagggatttgatttaggtcatatctgaatggtctagtggttttctgtactttcttcaatttaagcctgaatttggcaataaggagttcatggtcggtgccacagtcagctcccaatcttgtttttgctgactgtttcatgctgtactccaaggccaaacttgcctgttactccaggtatttgattccctacttttgcatcccagtcccctataatgaaaaggacatctttttttggtgttagttctagagggtcACACACACTTGTGTTCAAATCCCACGTGGCCCTTGTCAAGTGAATTAACTTCTATGCCTTCATTTTGTCATTAGAAAATCAGAGAAACCATCTTTCTTAGAAATTGCTAAAATCAAATGAGAGGTTATATAAGCattagcactgtgcctggcacagagtgctTAATATAtgttacttttaataaaaataaacactagaACTTGATGTACACTCTTGCATAAACCCTTtggaatatatatgaataaataaaatatatatagatgaagaaaaagtcaACTGCCTGTGGATTCAAGAACATTTCCtttgagagaaacagaaatacgACCAGAAACAAACATGTGACAAAGCTCTACCCCAATAACCTTTATGTCTTCATGAGAGCAAGTTAAATTTACTTAGCTCTCATTGTCAGAAACTGCTCTGCTCTCAGAAGAGGCTCACGAACAAAAGGTGATATGGGATATATTCTAAGCTTTGAAAGAACTTGTCCTTCTAAAAGCTTGCAGCCACAAAAAAGCCTATAACCATTACTCTACTTGGTATTTCAGAAGTCTTTCAGATAGTGTTTGGAATTCCCTTTCATAatgattatagttttattttctcgGTTCTAGTTTTATAACTGTGTTTATGtgataaaataaatgcaattttgttttccaaaaaaagaaactaattttgTCAATGGCTTTAGAAAACAATGCAAAAACAAACAGATCTCCCAAATACTGCTGGGTGGGAGTATATCCCATGACTCAGCAACTTCAATCCTAGGGAAATACCCAAGAGAAAGTtgcataaatgtccatcaagataTCCATCAAGAGACACAAATGGATGCTCCGAGTGGCACTAACCATAGCAGGGTCAAACTGGGgagcaatgtaaatgtccatgaACAGGAGAAAGGGTAAACAGAGACATTtggaatgaaacaaaatagaatcaGAGGAATACAGCAGTGTGGCCACCTCAACAGACATtatgaatgaaagaaaccaggcAAAAGAGCACATACTGCATAATTCTGTCTATATGAAGTTTTACAGTGAAAAATAACAATAGTGGTTACCTTTGAGGGAGGGAGGTGTTGACTTGTAAGGGACATGAAGAACTTTGTGGGCAGCTGGAAGGGTTTTCTATCTTGATCTGAGTGAAGGTTATAACTATTAGGTGTGTACAGGCATAAAAATTCATGGAGCTGTACACTTAGTATTTGTACACTTTAATTCATTATATGTATGTTCTACTTCAGTGACAAAAAAGGGGCAAAGGGGGAAAACAGACACAAGATCTTAAATGCCTCAAAGAAGTTCTTTAAATGTGTTACCTTGCTACAATAAAATAACCACCTTTTCTTTGTCAAAGGGTTATGTTATCTCTTGGAGTCTTCCCAAAACCTTATGAGCTAAGTTTTATTACTTTGGTTTCATGGACAATAAAATGGCTCATAAAAATGCCTTCATTCAATTTCATAGCCATGTCCCTCCTTACTACCTATTTTGGCAAATTTAGCCTAGTTTTATGGAAAGAGAATGGGTTCAGAAAATTGCTTTATCTCTCCTAACAGCTGATGATGCTGAGCACACCACTTAATTTCCAAGTCtaaattttctcatctatgaaaatACAGTGATACCAGTGATAATGACAGGTTGTCATAAagacagaatgaaataatgcacgTAGAATGCTCTGTATAAATTGCCACATAATTACTTATCATGACTAATATTACCTCTTgtattaagaataaaataaaaaaatactaacCTTATCTTCTGGCAAAGGTTTGTTTTAGGATTCAGACAAAATTTGCATTCTCCACACTGGGGGATGTAAAGTGGGATGACAGTATCACCTAGAAAACAAATGCAAGGACACTATCCTGAATTGGTAGCACCTGATTCTAAACAAATACCTCAGCCCCTACAAATTCCCATTCTTGTCAACTCACACAGCTTTGCAGGTTAACAACTTTAAGGCCTAAAACTTTACCTACATATCATTCAGACACTGCCCGACTgtgcaggggggaaaaaaaaaaag
This genomic stretch from Cervus canadensis isolate Bull #8, Minnesota chromosome 19, ASM1932006v1, whole genome shotgun sequence harbors:
- the ADH5 gene encoding alcohol dehydrogenase class-3; translated protein: MANQVIKCKAAVAWEAGKPLSIEEVEVAPPKAHEVRIKIIATAVCHTDAYTLSGADPEGNYPVILGHEGAGIVESVGEGVTKLKAGDTVIPLYIPQCGECKFCLNPKTNLCQKIRVTQGKGLMPDGTSRFTCKGKTILHYMGTSTFSEYTVVADISVAKIDPLAPLDKVCLLGCGISTGYGAALNTAKVEPGSTCAIFGLGGVGLAVIMGCKVAGATRIIGVDINKDKFTRAKEFGASECINPQDFSKPIQEVLIEMTDGGVDYSFECIGNVKVMRAALEACHKGWGTSVVVGVAASGEEIATRPFQLVTGRTWKGTAFGGWKSVESVPKLVSEYMSKKIKVDEFVTHSLPFDQINEAFDLMHAGKSIRTVVKL